Genomic DNA from Jejubacter calystegiae:
GGCTCTGGAACGCCATGCCCAACACAGCGCCCTGGAAAGTTCCGTCGTTCTCTGACATTGCAACAGGCGGGGACCGCCCCGCTTAGTCGTTGGCCAACGCCCGCCACATGGTTTCAAAACCAATGCTTTTCACTTCGCTGGCACGCTCAGGATCGCGGCTGGCGAAGGCGATGGTGGTTTCCGCCAGCGCCATAAACATCCGATCGCCAAAAGTCCGGTAGGTGTCACTGCGAAACACCGGCCGTACCTGCTGTTCGCACAGATCGTTGAGTTCAGGAAATTGTTCGTCGGCCTGACGGCGGATAGCGTCATCGATCTTATCGCTGACTTCCAGCTGGCAGACGGCCCGGTAACCGTCCGGACACTCCATCCCCCAGTCGATATAGCTGTTCCAGATATTATTCAGCAATACCTTCGGGTGTGAATTCTGGAGATCCAGCTCGCCCAGGATCCGCTGGCAAAGCAGCTGTTTCAGGTGCAGGTAAAGCGCTCGCAGCAGTTCGTCCTTAGTGGCAAAGTAGCGAAACAGGGTTCCTTCTGCCACCCGGGCGCCGCGCGCTATCATGGCGGTAGAGGCGCCGATACCGGCGTGGGCGATGGCAATAGTCGCCGCTTCCAGTAATGCCTGTTTCTTATCTTCACTTTTTGGACGAGCCACTCGTTTTACCTCCCGTGGGTTCTGATTGCCGCGAATTGAATCACGGCTTACCGCCAGACCGCAACCTCAACCGTGCGCCTAATAATTTCCTTGACGGAAAACAGCTCGCCCATATAATGAGTGTTTACTCACTCATATTCAACTTATTGTCAGTGCTGACTAAAAATCTGTGAGTCGTCTGGCACCCTGGTCATGAGAATTTTCATTATTAGCGCGGTGATTATGATGTCGCTAGCAACTACAGTAGGAATGACGCTCAGTTTTGCGCCCGGTTTTGGTCGGGCGCCGGACGGTGCCCATCAGGCGC
This window encodes:
- a CDS encoding TetR/AcrR family transcriptional regulator; amino-acid sequence: MARPKSEDKKQALLEAATIAIAHAGIGASTAMIARGARVAEGTLFRYFATKDELLRALYLHLKQLLCQRILGELDLQNSHPKVLLNNIWNSYIDWGMECPDGYRAVCQLEVSDKIDDAIRRQADEQFPELNDLCEQQVRPVFRSDTYRTFGDRMFMALAETTIAFASRDPERASEVKSIGFETMWRALAND